One Salvia splendens isolate huo1 chromosome 12, SspV2, whole genome shotgun sequence genomic window carries:
- the LOC121757636 gene encoding uncharacterized protein LOC121757636 produces MVDFAEAIEDCQLVDPGFNGAEFTWAKNGLFERQDTVLVNEAWTRVFEATRVTNLPRIASDHGPVLARCKMSDIAIGGKAFRFQNMWIRHERFLAVVKNAWEEPTGAGGLLNIQIKHSRVKRALKEWNKEVFGTF; encoded by the coding sequence ATGgtcgattttgcggaggcaattGAGGATTGCCAACTCGTGGACCCAGGGTTCAATGGGGCGGAATTTACTTGGGCAAAAAACGGTCTATTTGAACGGCAGGATACAGTGCTTGTTAATGAGGCTTGGACTAGGGTCTTCGAGGCCACCCGAGTAACGAACCTCCCACGGATCGCCTCGGACCACGGACCAGTCCTAGCACGATGCAAAATGTCGGACATTGCCATCGGGGGgaaggcattcaggttccagaacatgtggatccgacatgagaGATTTTTGGCTGTAGTTAAGAATGCATGGGAAGAGCCCACTGGGGCGGGCGGCCTTCTTAACATCCAAATTAAACATTCCAGAGTTAAAAGAGCActaaaggagtggaacaaagaggttttcggGACCTTTtga